The window AATGTCCGAACATGGGGATGCAGTCGGGCTCCACGGAACAGATGGTGCAATACGGCAAATACGTCTTCGTGAACTGCTGGTCGTACCAGAACCGGATTCTTCGGATCGACACCGAAACGGACCGGGTGGACGCGGAATTGGTCGTGGGCATCCAGCCCACGTCGCTGGTGATGGACAAGAACCACAAACTGTGGACCATCACCGACGGCGGGTACGAAGGCAGCCCCTACGGCTACGAGGCCCCGGCGCTGTACCGCATCGACGCCGCCACATTCCGGATCGAACAAAAGTTCCCGTTCAAACTGGGCGACAGCCCTTCGGAGGTGCAGATCAACGGCACGGGCGACAAAATCTTCTGGATCAACGACGACATCTGGTCGATGAACGTCGATGATGAGCGCGTCCCGGTGCGGCCGTTCCTGAAATACCGCGGCACGAAATACTACGGACTGACCGTCAATCCCCGCAACGGAGACGTATATGTCGCGGACGCCATCGACTATCAGCAGCCGGGCGTCATCTACCGTTACACGGCCGACGGCGAACCGGTCGATGAATTTTACGCGGGCATCGCACCCGGTGCATTCTGTTGGAAATAAGCCATGAGAAAGAGCGTTGCAATCATCGCACTACTGCTGTTTCCGGCGCTGCTGCGGGCGCAGTCGGACCGATCCGAGACCGGCGCGGCGTCGTGGCGGGAAAAAGGCGTCGTGACCATCCGCGAAGTCCCGGTCTGGGGCCGCCGGCCGATGAAAAGCATCGGCGTGCAGGAGACCCGGCTCGACTCCCTGATCCTGAAAGAGAACATCGCCCTGTCGATCGCCGACGTGCTGACCTTCAACTCGCCGATCTTCGTCAAACAGTACGGCCGGGCGACCCTCTCGACCGTATCGTTCCGCGGCACGGGCCCCTCGCACACGCAGGTGACGTGGAACGGCATGCGCATCAACAATCCGATGCTGGGCATGACCGACTTTTCGATGATCCCGTCGTACTTCATCGACGACGCCTCGCTGCTGCACGGCACCTCGTCGGTGAACGAGACGGGCGGCGGGCTGGGCGGACTGGTGAGGCTCTCGACGGCCCCGGCCGACATCCGTGGATTCGGACTGCAATACATCCAGGGAATCGGTATGTTCAGGACCTTCGACGAATTCCTGCGCCTCGAATGGGGCGACGAGCACTGGCAGGTCTCGACCCGCGCCGTCTACCAGTCCTCGGCCAACGACTTCAAATACCGCAACCGCGACAAGAAAGAGAACATCTACGACGACGAGATGAACATCGTCGGATCGTATTATCCCACCGAGCGCAACAAGAGCGGCGCCTTCGACGACGTGCATGTCTTGCAGGAGGTTTACTACGACACGAGGCGGGGCGACCGTTTCGGACTGAACGCCTGGTATATCAATTCGAACCGCGAGCTGCCGCTGCTGACGACCGACTATGCCGACGACAAACAGTTCGAGAACCGCCAGCGGGAGCACACCCTACGCAGCGTGCTTTCGTGGGACCACTACCGGAGCGACTGGAAGGTCGCGGCGAAAGCGGGGTATATCCATACGTGGATGGCCTACGACTACCGGAAGGACCCCGGCAGCGGGATCATGAACTCGATAACCCGCTCGCGCAACAAGGTAGACACCTTCTACGGACAGGCCGACGGAGAGTACACGCCCAACGGAAACTGGTTCTTCACGGCAGGCATTTCGGCCCATCAGCATCTGGTCGAAAGCATCGACAAGGACATCATCCTGCAACAGGGCGGCAAAGACATCGTCGGATACGACAAGGGGCGCATCGAACTCTCGGCATCGGTCTCGGCCAAGTGGCGCCCCACGGAGCGGCTGGGGCTGTCGGCGGTCCTGCGCGAAGAGATGTACGGCACGAAATGGGCGACGGTTCCGGCCTTTTTCGCCGACTGCCAGCTGTCGAAGCGCGGCAACATCGTCGCCAAAGCCTCCGTGTCGCGCAACCACCGCTTCCCGACGCTCAACGACCTCTACTTCCTTCCGGGCGGCAATCCCGACCTGCGGAGCGAAAGCGGCTTCAGCTACGAAGCGGGATTGTCGTTCGCCGTGGGGAAGGAGAACGTCTACTCGCTGTCGGGATCGGCGTCGTGGTACGACCAGCATATCGACGACTGGATTCTGTGGCTCTCGACGCCCAAAGGGTTCTTCTCGCCGCGGAACATCAAGCAGGTGCATGCCTACGGCGTGGAGATGCAGGCCAGCCTGGCCGTCATACCGGCCCGGGATTGGAAACTGACGATGAACGGCACGTTCTCGTGGTCCCCGTCGATCAACGAGGGCGAGCCGATAAGCCCCGCCGACCAGTCCGTCGGCAAGCAGCTGCCCTACGAACCGGAGTTCTCGGCCACGGTGACCGGACGGCTCACGTGGCGGAGCTGGGGGCTGTTGTACCAGTTCTGCTATTACAGCGAGCGCTACACCATGTCGAGCAACGACATCACCCTCAGTGGCCGGTTGACGCCCTACCTGATGAACAACCTCTCGCTCGACAAGGCTTTCGCCCTGAAATGGGCCGACCTCACGCTCAAAGGAACCGTCAACAACCTTTTCAACGAGGAATACCTCTCGGTGACCGCACGCCCGATGCCGCGCATGAACGTCGAGTTCTTCATCGGCATCAGACCCAAGTGGGGCGGTCGGAATCAGTAATCCGGGTAGGCATATCCGCAATTCGGGTAAGAGCGGGTTTGCACCGGCTTCGTACCTTTGCATCGTAAACCAATACGAATGCACGATGAAACGAATCCTGATCCTGACGGCGGCCCTGCTTGCGGCCTGTCCGCTCACCTGCTTCGGACAAAGCAATCACTCCGATACGACCATGAAACAAAACCCGAATCTGACCCGCGAGTGGGACAAGGTGTTCCCGCAGAGCGACCGAGTGAACCACTCGAAAGTGACTTTCCGCAACCGCTACGGCATTACGCTCGCAGCCGATCTCTACATCCCCCGGAACGCCTCCGGGAAACTGCCCGCCATCGCCGTCAGCGGTCCGTTCGGCGCCGTGAAAGAGCAAGCCTCGGGCCTCTATGCCCAGACGCTGGCCGAACGGGGATTCCTCACCGTCGCCTTCGACCCGTCCTACACCGGCGAAAGCGGCGGCGAACCCCGTTACGTCGCTTCGCCCGACATCAATACCGAGGATTTCAGCGCCGCGGTCGATTACCTCTCGACGCGCGACGACGTGGACCCCGAACGGATCGGTATCCTCGGCATCTGCGGATTCGGCGGATTCGCAATCAACGCGGCGGCGATCGACACGCGGATCAAGGCGACGGTGGCTTCCACGATGTACGACATCAGCCGCTGCACGGCGAACGGATATTTCGACTCGATGGATGCCGACGCACGCTACGAACTCCGCCGGCAGCTCAATGCCCAGCGCACGGAAGACGCAAGGACGGGCACCTGCGCGCTGGCCGGCGGGGTAGTGAACCCGCTGCCCGACGACGCCCCGCGGTTCGTGAAGGACTACTATGCCTACTACAAGACCCCGCGTGGCTACCATCCCCGTTCGCTCAACTCGAACGATGGCTGGAACAAGACCTCGTCGCTGTCGTTCATCAACATGCCCATTCTGTCGTACAGCGACGAGATCCGCAGCGCGGTGCTGCTGATCCACGGCGAAAAGGCCCATTCACGCTATTTCAGCGAGGATGCTTTCAAAAAGCTGAAAGGCAATAACAAGGAACTGCATATCATTCCCGGCGCCAGCCATGTGGATCTGTACGACAATCTGGCGGTGATTCCGTTCGACAAGATCGAAGGCTTCTTCCGGGAGTATCTGAAATAAACGCCCGGCAAGATTCTGCCCAAATACCTATTGAATCCATAAATAACACCCCCGTCCGGTCATGCGACCGAGCGGGGGTTTACGTACCCGGAGCCGATACACAACCTACTAAATATCATCCAACCAAAAGAATACAAACTACTTATTATTAGTATTTTATAAATATTCACAACTCTGCTATTTGCGCATTATTTGAGGGTTTTTCGTTGTTTTTTACACCTTTATTACACCCTGAATTAGAAAATAATTATATATCTTTGCACTATAAGATCAGGAAGATACGAAACTACTAATTTCCGGAATTATGGCAAAGTTGCAAGCAAAAACCAAAGAAAATCCAAAATTGATGCAAAAAACGCTGGCCGACGGTCGGCAAAGTTTGTATCTGGAGTACTATATGGGTTACAACAAGGTGATCGACGAGGTGACGGGTAAAGAGCATATCAAGCACATCCGGTCGAAAGAATATCTGGGTCTTTACCTGTTGCCGAATCCCCGCACCCCGGAAGAACGCCAAAAGAACAAGGAAACGTTAGCCCTCGCCGCAGAAATTCGCATCGACAAGGAAAAGGTGTTGGTTGCCCGTCGATATGACAAGTCCGCACCCGTCAAGCAGAAAATCAACTTTCTGGAGTTCTTCGATGCCTATGTCAGGAATTACAAGAAAAAAGATATTCGGATGATGGAAGGCTGCCTGCGACGGTTCCGGGGATTTCTTGCGGAATCCTATCCGAGTATGCAGACCAATATCAAGCCGGATCAGATGACTAAGGAGATGATGATCAAATTCGTGGACTATCTGCAACAGCACTCTTTCGGCGAGGGCGCAAGGGGATTTTTCCAACGATTCAAAAAGGTTATCAAATATGCCATAGACCAAGACATCATGCTAAAGAATCCCTGTACAGGTGTTCCCTGCGTTGTCGATGATACTGCTTTGCGAAAGGACGTGTTGAGCCTTGAGGAGATTGCACAACTCGCAAATACCCCTTATCAAAATATGGATGTACGCCGGGCATTTCTATTCTGCCTGTACGCAGGATTAAGGTATTGCGATGTGGTTGATCTGAAATACAGCAACGTCGATTATGCCAACAAGACGATCCGGTTTGACCAAAACAAAACCACCGGGCACTCGACACATTCGATTGTCACGATACCATTAAGCAATACGCTATTAAAGTTGATCGGCGAACGCCCGGAGAAAGACGGCCCCATCTTCACACTGCCGAGCCACACCGGATGCCTGAAAGCCCTGCGGATATGGGTTGCGCGTGCAGGAATTGAAAAACACATTACATGGCATTGTGCCCGCCACAGCTTTGCCGTGAATCTACTCGGCGAGTGTCACACCGATATTAAGACTGTCGCGTCCCTGCTTGGCCACAGCGGATTAAAGCACACGGAGAAATACACCCGTGCCGTCGATTCGCTCAAAGAAAAGGCGGTTAATGCCTTGCCGGAGTTGACAATTTAAGTTTTTAATTTATATTTGCGATAAAATCAATAAGTTATGGGGAATATACAGGACATCATAAGAATCTTTTCAGCTAATATCCTATTGGCTGCAAAAGAAGATTTATCCGTCAAAATATTAGCAGAGACGCTTATTATTAACGGATTAGGTGGACATCAACCAATTAAAGAAATGACAATAA of the Alistipes senegalensis JC50 genome contains:
- a CDS encoding YncE family protein; its protein translation is MKRILRHILPAALCLSVFGGCMKWDYDTQEELSATGTGLFITNEGMFQYGNASLSYYDPETKQVENEVFRRANGFKLGDVAQSMTIRDGVGWVVVNNSHVIFAIDINTFKELGRITNLSSSRYMHFISDEKAYVTQIWDNRIFIVNPKRYEITGYIECPNMGMQSGSTEQMVQYGKYVFVNCWSYQNRILRIDTETDRVDAELVVGIQPTSLVMDKNHKLWTITDGGYEGSPYGYEAPALYRIDAATFRIEQKFPFKLGDSPSEVQINGTGDKIFWINDDIWSMNVDDERVPVRPFLKYRGTKYYGLTVNPRNGDVYVADAIDYQQPGVIYRYTADGEPVDEFYAGIAPGAFCWK
- a CDS encoding TonB-dependent receptor — protein: MRKSVAIIALLLFPALLRAQSDRSETGAASWREKGVVTIREVPVWGRRPMKSIGVQETRLDSLILKENIALSIADVLTFNSPIFVKQYGRATLSTVSFRGTGPSHTQVTWNGMRINNPMLGMTDFSMIPSYFIDDASLLHGTSSVNETGGGLGGLVRLSTAPADIRGFGLQYIQGIGMFRTFDEFLRLEWGDEHWQVSTRAVYQSSANDFKYRNRDKKENIYDDEMNIVGSYYPTERNKSGAFDDVHVLQEVYYDTRRGDRFGLNAWYINSNRELPLLTTDYADDKQFENRQREHTLRSVLSWDHYRSDWKVAAKAGYIHTWMAYDYRKDPGSGIMNSITRSRNKVDTFYGQADGEYTPNGNWFFTAGISAHQHLVESIDKDIILQQGGKDIVGYDKGRIELSASVSAKWRPTERLGLSAVLREEMYGTKWATVPAFFADCQLSKRGNIVAKASVSRNHRFPTLNDLYFLPGGNPDLRSESGFSYEAGLSFAVGKENVYSLSGSASWYDQHIDDWILWLSTPKGFFSPRNIKQVHAYGVEMQASLAVIPARDWKLTMNGTFSWSPSINEGEPISPADQSVGKQLPYEPEFSATVTGRLTWRSWGLLYQFCYYSERYTMSSNDITLSGRLTPYLMNNLSLDKAFALKWADLTLKGTVNNLFNEEYLSVTARPMPRMNVEFFIGIRPKWGGRNQ
- a CDS encoding alpha/beta hydrolase is translated as MKRILILTAALLAACPLTCFGQSNHSDTTMKQNPNLTREWDKVFPQSDRVNHSKVTFRNRYGITLAADLYIPRNASGKLPAIAVSGPFGAVKEQASGLYAQTLAERGFLTVAFDPSYTGESGGEPRYVASPDINTEDFSAAVDYLSTRDDVDPERIGILGICGFGGFAINAAAIDTRIKATVASTMYDISRCTANGYFDSMDADARYELRRQLNAQRTEDARTGTCALAGGVVNPLPDDAPRFVKDYYAYYKTPRGYHPRSLNSNDGWNKTSSLSFINMPILSYSDEIRSAVLLIHGEKAHSRYFSEDAFKKLKGNNKELHIIPGASHVDLYDNLAVIPFDKIEGFFREYLK
- a CDS encoding site-specific integrase — translated: MAKLQAKTKENPKLMQKTLADGRQSLYLEYYMGYNKVIDEVTGKEHIKHIRSKEYLGLYLLPNPRTPEERQKNKETLALAAEIRIDKEKVLVARRYDKSAPVKQKINFLEFFDAYVRNYKKKDIRMMEGCLRRFRGFLAESYPSMQTNIKPDQMTKEMMIKFVDYLQQHSFGEGARGFFQRFKKVIKYAIDQDIMLKNPCTGVPCVVDDTALRKDVLSLEEIAQLANTPYQNMDVRRAFLFCLYAGLRYCDVVDLKYSNVDYANKTIRFDQNKTTGHSTHSIVTIPLSNTLLKLIGERPEKDGPIFTLPSHTGCLKALRIWVARAGIEKHITWHCARHSFAVNLLGECHTDIKTVASLLGHSGLKHTEKYTRAVDSLKEKAVNALPELTI